One Ricinus communis isolate WT05 ecotype wild-type chromosome 7, ASM1957865v1, whole genome shotgun sequence genomic region harbors:
- the LOC8288724 gene encoding kinesin-like protein KIN-8B isoform X1, with product MPTIRAPATKRSTTLTVAVKCRPLTERERGRNIVRVNDNKEVIILDPDLSKDYLDRIQNRTKEKKYCFDYAFGPDSTNLAVYNRSISSIVSGVIQGLNVTVFAYGSTGSGKTYTMVGTQDDPGLMVLSLHAIFDLIKKDKSSDEFEVSCSYLEVYNEVIYDLLEKSSGHLELREDPEQGIIVVGLRCIKVQSANKILELLNMGNSRRKTESTEANATSSRSHAVLEIIVKRKRRNKYRNQVMKGKLALVDLAGSERASETNSGGQKLRDGANINRSLLALANCINALGKQQKKGLAYVPYRNSKLTRILKDGLSGNSQTVMVATISPANNQYHHTINTLKYADRAKEIKTHIQENIGTIDTHVSDYQKMIDNLQIEVCRLRKELANKESLLSVKPAEKAVDDELSWLNILSCETSENVQERINLQKALFELEETNLHNRIELQHLDDAIAKQQAIEKEGAVVEALRARRQVILDNIRDNDEAGINYQKEIEANEKHRCQLQDMIEKAISKDGNKTYLRILSQYRLLGMANTELQFEMAMRDQIIHNQRQAQRKLWNLLMGLGLDEKRVLDLAVKHGIIIEDWTMIPHLGVANKQSPYSDSALGRYPSTGNSPCIGQSFSGAHVFQQFQDFGSRSFSKGPWDASRAFCREEHYSSYYMPSHDQSPPAYLRLRKSTDHWAGNFPGSWFGTPTKRPQDLCSSCPELGTWASPCKDGFQSASPFRADFSHQLEDAWNNASRQHLFEAPLSGMSHSQELQKRAMMSYGGTARGFFGHNNPLEQASGLHSSNHIFQHTEPSSGQNLSHIPSFSTAGQISFVTPSSGTRIHPSNFV from the exons ATGCCTACCATTAGAGCTCCAGCTACCAAAAGAAGTACAACTCTTACG GTTGCTGTGAAGTGTAGACCGTTAACCGAGAGAGAGCGTGGTCGTAATATTGTTCGTGTTAATGACAATAAG GAGGTGATTATACTGGATCCTGACTTGTCAAAGGACTATCTTGATCGTATACAGAATCGAACTAAAGAGAAGAAATATTGTTTTGATTATGCATTTGGTCCTGATTCTACTAATTTG GCTGTTTACAATAGAAGTATATCTTCTATAGTCTCTGGGGTTATTCAAGGTTTAAATGTCACTGTTTTTGCATATGGTTCAACTGGAAG TGGTAAAACATATACAATGGTTGGGACCCAAGATGATCCTGGACTTATGGTTCTCAGTTTGCATGCCATTTTTGATCTTATAAAAAAGGATAAGAGCTCTGATGAATTTGAAGTCTCCTGTTCCTACCTTGAAGTCTACAATGAG gTTATCTATGATTTGCTTGAGAAATCATCAGGTCATTTGGAACTTCGAGAGGATCCAGAGCAAGGAATAATTGTTGTGGGGTTGAGATGTATTAAG GTTCAATCTGCTAACAAGATTCTTGAACTATTGAACATGGGAAATAGTCGGCGGAAGACAGAGAGCACAGAGGCTAATGCAACATCATCTCG ATCACATGCTGTTTTAGAGATAATTGTGAAAAGAAAGCGGAGAAACAAGTATCGGAATCAAGTAATGAAAGGTAAACTTGCGCTTGTGGATCTTGCTGGCAGTGAAAGAGCATCTGAAACAAACAGTGGAGGCCAAAAGCTAAGAGATGGAGCTAATATTAACCGTTCCCTTCTTGCTTTAGCAAACTGCATTAATGCCTTGGGGAAGCAACAAAAGAAGGGTCTTGCTTATGTCCCTTACCGCAACAG CAAATTAACACGTATACTTAAAGATGGTCTGAGTGGTAATTCTCAGACTGTCATGGTTGCTACAATATCCCCTGCAAACAACCAGTATCATCATACGATAAATACCTTGAAATATGCTGACCGAGCAAAGGAAATAAAGACGCATATTCAG gAAAACATTGGCACAATTGATACCCATGTGTCAGATTACCAGAAGATGATTGACAATCTTCAG ATTGAGGTTTGTCGTTTGCGAAAAGAATTGGCTAATAAGGAATCCTTACTAAGTGTCAAACCTGCTGAAAAAGCTGTAGATGATGAGCTTTCGTGGTTGAATATTTTGAGCTGTGAAACCAGTGAAAATGTTCAGGAAAGAATAAACTTACAGAAGGCATTGTTTGAACTTGAGGAGACTAATCTTCATAACCGCATTGAACTCCAACATCTTGATGATGCCATTGCAAAGCAACAG GCTATTGAAAAGGAAGGAGCAGTTGTAGAGGCTTTGAGGGCAAGGCGGCAAGTCATTCTTGATAACATCCGTGACAACGACGAGGCTGGcattaattatcaaaag GAAATTGAAGCAAATGAGAAGCACCGGTGCCAACTCCAAGATATGATTGAGAAAGCAATTAGTAAGGATGGTAATAAAACGTATTTGCGCATTCTTAGCCAGTATAGGCTTCTG GGCATGGCTAATACTGAGCTTCAGTTTGAAATGGCAATGAGGGATCAAATCATCCACAATCAACGACAGGCACAAAGAAAACTGTGGAACTTGCTTATGGGGCTAGGACTTGATGAGAAACGCGTATTGGACCTTGCAGTGAAACACGGAATAATAATTGAAGATTGGACAATGATCCCCCATCTGGGGGTTGCAAATAAGCAGTCACCGTATTCTGATTCTGCCTTGGGCAGGTATCCTTCCACAGGAAATAGTCCTTGTATTGGTCAATCCTTTTCTGGAGCCCACGTCTTCCAACAGTTTCAAGACTTTGGCTCAAGGTCATTTTCCAAGGGGCCTTGGGATGCCAGTCGGGCTTTTTGCAGGGAAGAGCACTATAGTTCCTATTACATGCCGTCTCATGATCAATCACCCCCAGCATATCTGAGGCTGAGGAAGAGTACTGATCACTGGGCTGGTAATTTTCCAGGTTCCTGGTTTGGCACTCCTACTAAGCGTCCTCAAGATTTGTGCAGTTCATGCCCAGAGTTGGGAACTTGGGCTTCCCCTTGTAAGGATGGCTTTCAATCAGCTTCACCTTTCAGGGCTGATTTTAGCCATCAGCTTGAG GATGCATGGAACAATGCTTCAAGGCAGCATCTATTTGAAGCTCCTCTTTCTGGAATGAGTCATAGCCAAGAGTTGCAAAAACGAGCAATGATGAGCTATGGTGGAACAGCCAGAGGCTTCTTCGGACACAACAACCCTTTAGAACAGGCCTCAGGGCTGCACAGTTCAAACCATATTTTTCAGCACACTGAACCATCTAGTGGCCAAAATCTATCACACATTCCTTCATTCTCTACTGCAGGGCAGATCTCTTTTGTAACTCCTAGTTCTGGCACCAGAATTCACCCCTCTAATTTTGTATAG
- the LOC8288724 gene encoding kinesin-like protein KIN-8B isoform X2 has translation MHLVLILLICGKTYTMVGTQDDPGLMVLSLHAIFDLIKKDKSSDEFEVSCSYLEVYNEVIYDLLEKSSGHLELREDPEQGIIVVGLRCIKVQSANKILELLNMGNSRRKTESTEANATSSRSHAVLEIIVKRKRRNKYRNQVMKGKLALVDLAGSERASETNSGGQKLRDGANINRSLLALANCINALGKQQKKGLAYVPYRNSKLTRILKDGLSGNSQTVMVATISPANNQYHHTINTLKYADRAKEIKTHIQENIGTIDTHVSDYQKMIDNLQIEVCRLRKELANKESLLSVKPAEKAVDDELSWLNILSCETSENVQERINLQKALFELEETNLHNRIELQHLDDAIAKQQAIEKEGAVVEALRARRQVILDNIRDNDEAGINYQKEIEANEKHRCQLQDMIEKAISKDGNKTYLRILSQYRLLGMANTELQFEMAMRDQIIHNQRQAQRKLWNLLMGLGLDEKRVLDLAVKHGIIIEDWTMIPHLGVANKQSPYSDSALGRYPSTGNSPCIGQSFSGAHVFQQFQDFGSRSFSKGPWDASRAFCREEHYSSYYMPSHDQSPPAYLRLRKSTDHWAGNFPGSWFGTPTKRPQDLCSSCPELGTWASPCKDGFQSASPFRADFSHQLEDAWNNASRQHLFEAPLSGMSHSQELQKRAMMSYGGTARGFFGHNNPLEQASGLHSSNHIFQHTEPSSGQNLSHIPSFSTAGQISFVTPSSGTRIHPSNFV, from the exons ATGCATTTGGTCCTGATTCTACTAATTTG TGGTAAAACATATACAATGGTTGGGACCCAAGATGATCCTGGACTTATGGTTCTCAGTTTGCATGCCATTTTTGATCTTATAAAAAAGGATAAGAGCTCTGATGAATTTGAAGTCTCCTGTTCCTACCTTGAAGTCTACAATGAG gTTATCTATGATTTGCTTGAGAAATCATCAGGTCATTTGGAACTTCGAGAGGATCCAGAGCAAGGAATAATTGTTGTGGGGTTGAGATGTATTAAG GTTCAATCTGCTAACAAGATTCTTGAACTATTGAACATGGGAAATAGTCGGCGGAAGACAGAGAGCACAGAGGCTAATGCAACATCATCTCG ATCACATGCTGTTTTAGAGATAATTGTGAAAAGAAAGCGGAGAAACAAGTATCGGAATCAAGTAATGAAAGGTAAACTTGCGCTTGTGGATCTTGCTGGCAGTGAAAGAGCATCTGAAACAAACAGTGGAGGCCAAAAGCTAAGAGATGGAGCTAATATTAACCGTTCCCTTCTTGCTTTAGCAAACTGCATTAATGCCTTGGGGAAGCAACAAAAGAAGGGTCTTGCTTATGTCCCTTACCGCAACAG CAAATTAACACGTATACTTAAAGATGGTCTGAGTGGTAATTCTCAGACTGTCATGGTTGCTACAATATCCCCTGCAAACAACCAGTATCATCATACGATAAATACCTTGAAATATGCTGACCGAGCAAAGGAAATAAAGACGCATATTCAG gAAAACATTGGCACAATTGATACCCATGTGTCAGATTACCAGAAGATGATTGACAATCTTCAG ATTGAGGTTTGTCGTTTGCGAAAAGAATTGGCTAATAAGGAATCCTTACTAAGTGTCAAACCTGCTGAAAAAGCTGTAGATGATGAGCTTTCGTGGTTGAATATTTTGAGCTGTGAAACCAGTGAAAATGTTCAGGAAAGAATAAACTTACAGAAGGCATTGTTTGAACTTGAGGAGACTAATCTTCATAACCGCATTGAACTCCAACATCTTGATGATGCCATTGCAAAGCAACAG GCTATTGAAAAGGAAGGAGCAGTTGTAGAGGCTTTGAGGGCAAGGCGGCAAGTCATTCTTGATAACATCCGTGACAACGACGAGGCTGGcattaattatcaaaag GAAATTGAAGCAAATGAGAAGCACCGGTGCCAACTCCAAGATATGATTGAGAAAGCAATTAGTAAGGATGGTAATAAAACGTATTTGCGCATTCTTAGCCAGTATAGGCTTCTG GGCATGGCTAATACTGAGCTTCAGTTTGAAATGGCAATGAGGGATCAAATCATCCACAATCAACGACAGGCACAAAGAAAACTGTGGAACTTGCTTATGGGGCTAGGACTTGATGAGAAACGCGTATTGGACCTTGCAGTGAAACACGGAATAATAATTGAAGATTGGACAATGATCCCCCATCTGGGGGTTGCAAATAAGCAGTCACCGTATTCTGATTCTGCCTTGGGCAGGTATCCTTCCACAGGAAATAGTCCTTGTATTGGTCAATCCTTTTCTGGAGCCCACGTCTTCCAACAGTTTCAAGACTTTGGCTCAAGGTCATTTTCCAAGGGGCCTTGGGATGCCAGTCGGGCTTTTTGCAGGGAAGAGCACTATAGTTCCTATTACATGCCGTCTCATGATCAATCACCCCCAGCATATCTGAGGCTGAGGAAGAGTACTGATCACTGGGCTGGTAATTTTCCAGGTTCCTGGTTTGGCACTCCTACTAAGCGTCCTCAAGATTTGTGCAGTTCATGCCCAGAGTTGGGAACTTGGGCTTCCCCTTGTAAGGATGGCTTTCAATCAGCTTCACCTTTCAGGGCTGATTTTAGCCATCAGCTTGAG GATGCATGGAACAATGCTTCAAGGCAGCATCTATTTGAAGCTCCTCTTTCTGGAATGAGTCATAGCCAAGAGTTGCAAAAACGAGCAATGATGAGCTATGGTGGAACAGCCAGAGGCTTCTTCGGACACAACAACCCTTTAGAACAGGCCTCAGGGCTGCACAGTTCAAACCATATTTTTCAGCACACTGAACCATCTAGTGGCCAAAATCTATCACACATTCCTTCATTCTCTACTGCAGGGCAGATCTCTTTTGTAACTCCTAGTTCTGGCACCAGAATTCACCCCTCTAATTTTGTATAG